AGATAGACCATGACGGCAGTCAGCAGCATCACGCCAATCCACTTCATCATTTCGGTCATCGACATGCCGTGCTGCGTCACACCATCGACAATTACGCCGACCAGTTTAGGGGGCAGCAATTGCAGAATAGCAATTGCAATCAATAGCGTAATAGCACCCAGATAACGCCGCCATTCGCGGCGAAAATACCAACTCAGTTGAGCAAACAGTCTCACGCGGTTTTCATTCCAATAGCCAGACGGGTCATGACAGACTCAGAAAGGTGATTATACAAAAGACGGATGGATGATGAATCACAGGGATAAGGGCAATGCCGTGGTATGTTTGATTCGTTCCATAGCAAAGCTAGATGTTACATCGACCAGTCCGGGAATACCATTCACCAGCCGCTTATAGAAATCATCATAGCTTTTCATATCAGCAACCTGAACCTGCATCAGGTAGTCGTACTCACCAGCCATGCGATAGAAAGCTAGCACCTCCGGCATGTCAGACACTACGCGGGTGAAAGTCTGATACCAGTCGCGGTTGTGCTGTTGCGTCTTCAATAAGACAAACGCCGTCAGCCCTAACCCT
This genomic interval from Pectobacterium aquaticum contains the following:
- a CDS encoding Lrp/AsnC family transcriptional regulator — its product is MLDKIDRTLLNMLQQDCTLSLQTLAEAVNLTSTPCWKRLKRLEEEGIIRARVALLDNERLGLGLTAFVLLKTQQHNRDWYQTFTRVVSDMPEVLAFYRMAGEYDYLMQVQVADMKSYDDFYKRLVNGIPGLVDVTSSFAMERIKHTTALPLSL